Proteins found in one Amblyraja radiata isolate CabotCenter1 chromosome 45, sAmbRad1.1.pri, whole genome shotgun sequence genomic segment:
- the LOC116968571 gene encoding histone H2B-like: protein MPDQPKTAAKKGAKKALPKSAGKGGKKRRRSRKESYSIYIYKVMKQVHPDTGISSKAMGIMNSFVNDIFERIAGEASRLAHYNKRATISSREIQTAVRLLLPGELAKHAVSEGTKAVTKYTSSK from the coding sequence cgaAAACAGCCGCCAAGAAGGGCGCAAAAAAAGCTTTGCCGAAATCCGCAGGCAAAGGGGGCAAGAAGCGCAGGAGGTCGAGGAAGGAGAGTTACTCCATCTACATCTACAAAGTGATGAAGCAGGTTCACCCGGATACCGGCATCTCCTCCAAGGCCATGGGCATCATGAACTCGTTCGTGAACGATATTTTCGAGCGTATCGCGGGCGAGGCTTCCCGCCTGGCGCATTATAACAAGCGGGCGACCATCAGCTCCCGAGAGATTCAGACCGCCGTGCGCCTGCTTCTTCCCGGGGAGCTGGCCAAACACGCCGTGTCGGAAGGGACAAAGGCGGTGACCAAGTACACCAGTTCCAAATAA
- the LOC116968559 gene encoding histone H2AX-like, protein MSGRGKTSGKARAKAKSRSSRAGLQFPVGRVHRHLRKGNYAKRVGAGAPVYLAAVLEYLTAEILELAGNAARDNKKSRIIPRHLQLAVRNDEELNKLLGGVTIAQGGVLPNIQAVLLPKKTGAANK, encoded by the coding sequence ATGTCTGGACGAGGAAAAACCAGCGGCAAAGCTCGGGCCAAGGCCAAGTCTCGCTCGTCCCGGGCTGGTCTGCAGTTCCCGGTCGGTCGTGTTCATAGGCACTTGAGGAAAGGCAACTATGCTAAGCGGGTGGGTGCAGGAGCCCCTGTCTATCTGGCTGCTGTGCTCGAGTATCTGACGGCTGAAATCCTCGAGCTGGCCGGCAACGCGGCCCGGGACAACAAGAAGAGCCGCATCATCCCCAGACATCTGCAGCTGGCCGTCCGCAACGACGAGGAGCTCAACAAGCTGCTGGGAGGGGTGACCATCGCTCAGGGCGGTGTGTTGCCCAATATCCAGGCCGTGCTGTTGCCCAAGAAAACCGGCGCAGCGAACAAGTAA